Proteins from one candidate division KSB1 bacterium genomic window:
- a CDS encoding HEPN domain-containing protein produces MAKDLSDLVRQWQVKAENDLLTIEQLMTFAPILTDSICFHAQQAAEKYSKQSLPMHRFSQ; encoded by the coding sequence ATGGCAAAAGATTTGAGCGATCTTGTCCGTCAATGGCAGGTCAAGGCAGAAAATGACCTCTTGACGATCGAACAATTGATGACCTTTGCGCCGATATTGACGGACTCGATCTGTTTTCATGCGCAACAAGCAGCAGAGAAATATTCAAAACAATCATTGCCGATGCATCGGTTCTCCCAATGA
- a CDS encoding nucleotidyltransferase domain-containing protein, whose amino-acid sequence MYSDNDLKKLVKLILNKAPDVRRIVLFGSYAKSAQRSDSDLDIAVLVDKKLERRQKLQLLKELLNVVGDNGFSVDFIIKPFEEYAAEIRLPTLSQVLRTEGEVLWQKI is encoded by the coding sequence ATGTACTCGGATAATGATCTCAAAAAACTTGTCAAACTCATTCTAAACAAAGCGCCGGATGTGCGCCGAATCGTGTTATTCGGAAGCTATGCCAAAAGCGCACAGCGAAGCGACAGCGACCTTGATATTGCCGTTTTGGTCGATAAGAAGTTGGAGCGCCGGCAAAAGCTGCAATTGCTGAAAGAGTTGCTCAATGTTGTCGGTGATAACGGCTTTTCGGTGGATTTTATCATTAAACCTTTTGAAGAGTATGCAGCAGAAATCCGGCTTCCCACACTGTCTCAAGTCCTCCGCACGGAGGGGGAAGTGCTATGGCAAAAGATTTGA